Genomic window (Candidatus Effluviviaceae Genus V sp.):
CGGCATGAACGCGCCGCGTCCGACCTTGACGTCGAGGACCAGTCCCTCGAGGTCGGCCGCGAGCTTCTTCGAGAGGATGCTCGCCACGATGAGCGGCACGCACTCGACGGTGGCCGTGACGTCTCTCAGTGCGTACATCCTCCGGTCGGCCGGTGCCACGCTCTCGGACTGTCCGACGATGGCGAAACCGATGTCCGAGACGATCCGTTCGAACGCCTCCTCCGAGAAGTCAGTGGAGAGACCGGGGATCGACTCGAGCTTGTCAAGCGTGCCGCCCGTGTGGCCGAGCCCCCGTCCGGAGATCATCGGGACGCGCACGCCGCACGCGGCGGCGACCGGCGCGACGATGAGCGACAGCTTGTCTCCGACGCCGCCTGTCGAGTGCTTGTCGATGCGGGGCGAGCCCAGAGCCGACAGGTCCATGGTGCGCCCGCTCTCCAGCATGACTGAGGTCAGCCACACGGTCTCCTGAGTCGTCATGCCGCGGAAGTAGACCGCCATCAGGAAGGCCGACATCTGGTAGTCGGCGACCCCTCCGTCGAGGTAGCTCTCGACGAACGTCTGGAGCTCGCGGCGCGTCAGCTCCCCGCCGTCGCGCTTCCGCTTGATGGTCTCGTACGGTGTCACTGTACCCTCCGAAAACAGCGCGGCCGGCGGCGCGCCGCCGGCCGTGGGCCCGACCCGCAGGCCACCGCTCAGTCGTTCTCGGCACCCTCGAGAAGGGCGGGCCCCGCACTCGCTCCGATCCTGTTCGCCCCGGCCTCGATCATGGCGGCCGCCGTCTCAAAGTCGCGTATGCCGCCGGCAGCCTTCACCCCCGCGGCCTCACCGACGGCGCGGCGCATCAGCGCTACATCCTCGGCCGTGGCTCCGCCCGGACCGAAGCCGGTCGACGTCTTGACGAAATCGACCCCCTGGTCGACCGCGATCCTGCACGCCGTCTCCTTCTGCTCGTCGGAGAGCAGCGCCGCCTCAATGATCACCTTCAGCGCGGCCCGACCCTTGCACGACCTCATGACGGCGGCGATGTCGTTGGCAACGAGTGTCTCGTCGCCGGAGAGCAGCGCTCCGACGTTCATCACCATGTCGATCTCGGTCGCCCCGTCCTGGATCGCACGCGCCGCCTCGACGGACTTGACGTCCGGTATCGACGCGCCGAGGGGAAAGCCGGCGACACTGCACACGCCGGGCTCCTTCCCTTTGAGAATCCGCGACGCCAGCTCAACCCGACACGGGTTGACGCAGACGGTCCGGAAGCCGTGTTCGACAGCCTCGGAGCAGAGTCGCTCGATGTCCTCGTCCGTCGCGCCGGGCTTGAGAAGTGTGTGATCGATCATGGCAGCCAGCTCAGCTCTCGTCATGGAACCTCCGTTCTCTCAGTGATCGTTCACTGTGGTCTCGTAGGATGTGAACGGCTTCGGATAGAGTTCCCTGAGCGTCGTCTCCGCAACGTGTCCGTCGACCGTGCCCACGAGCACACGAAGGTCTTCGCCGAACTCCCAGAGCACCTGCCGACACACGCCGCAGGGCATGGTAGGCTCCGGCGCGTCGGTGACGATCGCCAGGGTCCTGAAGTCGCGGGCGCCTGCCGCGACGGCGGCCGCCACGGCGTTCCGCTCCGCACAGACCGAGAGCCCGATCGATGCGTTCTCGACGTTCACGCCCGTGAAGACCCGTCCGTCGGCCGTCTCGAGGGCGGCTCCGACGGCGAAGCCCGAGTACGGTGCGTGCGCGTGGTCCCGCGCAGCGCGCGCTCGATCGAGAAGCTCTCTGTCCTCCACGCCGTCCTCCCGTCCGCGGAACGCGGTTCAGGGAAACCCGGCCCCCGCCCGGTCTCCGAATCGAATGAGGGGCAGCCACCGTACCGGGCGGCTGCCCCTCGAAGAACCGAACACCCTGATGGGCGGGATGCTAGTTCCCGAACATCATGGTGAGCGAGATCCTGTGCGTAGCCTCGAGGTCCTCGTAGTCCGCATAGGTGTAGTCGAGCTGGAAGTCGCTGTACTTGAACCCGGCGCCGTAGGTCAGGTTGCCCTGCTCCATGCCGCTCCGGTACCCGGCGCGGAGCGCCAGCGTCTTGTACAGCCAGACCTCACCACCCACCGCGAACTGCGCGTCCTGATCCTTCGGCATCAGCGCATCGGCTCCGACCATCACGTCGACGTTCGGGATCTGGTCCTCGACGGTCGTGTACGACACGCCGCCCGCGAACGTCATGGTCTGGTCGTACGCCTCCTCCTCGAACTCGACCTGCGTCCCGATGTTCCGGGCCGTCAGCCCGATGTGGACCTGCCTGTCCATCAGGTGGTAGAGACCACCGACGTTCAGACCGATCGCGGTCGCGGTGTCCTCGTCGAGGCTGCCCTGGATCACGTGACCCGAGACACCGACATCCAGATCGCAGAGATTCGGGAACTGGAAGCCGTAGCCGCCGACGAAACCGAAGTTGTAAGCCTCGGCCGACGCGTCGGGGTCGATCGTCCCGTACATGTCGGTCACCGAGGAGACGCCGCCCATGTCGAAATACGCGAGACCCATCGCGAGTCCGCCCATTCCGGAGGGCATGCCGTAACCGAGGTAACTGTATGAAGCGTCGGCGAGCCACTCGATCTGGCTGACGCCGAGACCCATCCGGTCGATGCCCGCGAGCCCCGCCGGATTGTACGTGAGGCTCCACATGTCGCCCGGAGCGGCCGTGTACGCCGCCACAGCGCTCGGTCCTGCGCCGACCCCGATCGCGAAGACGTCGAGGTAGGTGCTTCCCGCCGTACCGTCTTCTGCGACGGACGTGCTGGCAACCAGCATCACGGTCACCAGTACGAGGGCAGGAAGACCAAGCTTTCTAGCCATATTCCAACCTCCTTGCTTCCTCGGGCGATGCCGGGGCCCCGCGTTCCGGGAGCCCCGGCCCACCACACGTACCGCGTTTACCTGATGACCATGACCTTGCGAGTGACAACCTCAGAGCCCGTGTCGATGGTCACGATGTACATACCGCTCGCCACGGCCTTGTCGTCGTCGTTCATGAGGTCCCACTGCACGTCGGTGCTGCTGCGCTCCTCACTGACCTCTGCCGTGAGGTCCGCAACCAGCGCGCCGAACATGTCGTAGACCATGACCTCAGGAGTCCCCTCGGTGTCGCCGATGGCGATCGTGATGCCCTCGCACCCCTCGCTCTCGCGGCAGGGGTTCGGGTAGGCCACGATCTCGTCACCACGCGCGATGGAGACGGTGACTTCCATCTCCTCGTCGTCGACGAGATCCTCGTCGAGCGTGATTCCGAAGTCACCGGCGTAGTCCTGACCGAGCAGACCCTCCGGCACCGCGATACTGAGCGTGAACATGGCGCTGTCGCCCTCGGCGATCGCCTGCGTCGCAGGCTCCACCTCGATCGACTCCATCGGGATCATCGAGCCCGTGTAACCGACCAGGTCATCCTTGACCAGCGTGACCCTGCCGGCGACGAGATCGACGTTACCCGTGTTCCTCACCCAGATCTCGGTCTCAACCGCTCCGCCGGCCTCACCGTCGACCTCCGGCGCATCGCCCGCGAAGGCGACACCCGGCAGCTCGGTGATGACCACCCAGAGGTTGAAGTTGTCGGCGATGTCACCATCAGCAGAGACGGTGACCGTCACCGGATAGGTGCCGGCGCTCACGCCCGGATCCGTCCACGTGACCTCGACCTCGCCATCGGCGTGATCGCCGAAGCCGACCGTTCCGTCGATCGTCACGTCCGCCGAGACGCCGCTCGGCAGGCCGGTGACATCCGCGGCCTCGACGTTCTCGAGATCGCAGTTGCCCAGGTTCGTGAGCCTGAACTCGCCTGTCGTCGAACCACCCGGCTCAGGCGTCAGCGTCATCTTGTTTCCGACGACGTCGAGCGCGCTGTCCATGATGTCGAGAGCAGGCACGCAATTCACCTCGACCCAGAACTCGAGCGAGTCGTACTGGACGCTGCCGTTGGCGAAGAGGCTGACCCAACCCTTGTAGGTGTCGGCCCGCTTGCCGTCCGGCACGGAGGCGCAGATCTCGAGGTACTCGCTCTCACCGGCCTCCAGCATGCCCGCGAAGGCATCGTCGTGGAAGTCGATGGCGCTTGCCGCGAGCACGCCGCCGTACATGTCGCCGTCCAGGTTCGCCTCAACCTCGAACTGGATGTCGTCGAGGGTCTCGTTGCCGTCGTTCGACACGAGCACCTCGTCACAGATCGTCGCGTCGGGGTCCGTGTTGAGGATCATCGCATCGTCGCCGAAGCTCGCGGCGAAGAGCTGATCCACCTGGACCTCGAGCGTGAACGTGTCAGTCAGACCGCCGTCCGCCGTCACCGTGACCGTTGCCTCGTAGATGTCGGCAGCCAGCGAAGGATCGGTCCAGGTCACCTCGACCTCGCCCAGGATGCAGTCGTTCCAGTCGACGTCCTCGTCGACCGTCACGACGGCCGAGAGCCCGGCCGGGAGACCGGTGACCGTTGCATCGACGCCCGAGACATCGCAGTTCCCGATGTTGCAGAGTTCGAACTGCTTCGAGTCCGACATCCCCGCCATCGGGTCGAGCGACATCACGTTACCGGAGACACCGTAGGTGCCTTCCATGACGTCCATGCCCGGCACGCAGTTGACGACCACCTCGAGAGGCAGCTCGTCGAACGGCTCGCCGCCGTCGGCGAGGACCGTCAGCGTGCCCTCGTACGTATCCGCCCGCGTCCCCTCGGGAATCGCGACACAGACGTTCGTCGTGTCCTGCTCCTCCCACGGGATCGTCAGGCTCGCCGGGGTCCAGTCCACGTAGTCGGCGAGGATGATCTGGCTGTAGTCCATACCAACCAGGTTCGAAGCCTCGAACTCGACATCCTCGGCCACGTAGTTGCCCCAGTTCATGACGATGGCGTCGCCGCACTGGGTCGAGCCCGGGTCGCCCGTGACACTCCACGTGGCGGCGTCGGGGAACTTGACCTCGATGTACGGGTCGATCGTCACGATGAGATAGAAGTAGTCCATCAGGGTCTCGAGCGTCTCGCGCCTCGAGGGATTCCAGAGGACACCGTCCTCGTAATCCTCGAAGTCGACGTGCGGGGCGTACTGCATGCCCGTCGCCATGCCGCGAGTCCCGATCGGCACCACGCCGTCACCGAACTCCCACGGCCACGCCGTCGCCGCATCATCCGGCACGACGTTGAGGGTGTCCGGATGGTACGGACGATACGTGCCCGCCGGGAGCACACGCTGCCAGACCGAGTCCGGCTGCGCAGGAACCCTGACGATCATCTTCTTGGCCTCACCCTGCATCAGGGTGTCGCCCATGTCGCCGTAGAGATCGACGTCGATCGAGTACATCAGATCGGTCGACCGGTAGACCTGGAAGGTCATCGGCCCGCCGACCGGCTCGCCGTCCGGCGTCGTCTCCATCGGGATCTTGTCGAACCGCGACGAGACCTTCGTGCCGGTCACGCCGTCGGACGTGTCGTAGAACCAGAAGTCGAGGAGATCCTCGCCCATACCCTTGGGAGCATCCCACGGGTCGACGTTGTTCTTGACCATGCCCTCGACGTTCCAGAACTGGACCTCTTCGATGACCTCGCCGACATAGTTGTCGGGATCGATGCCGATCGTCAGCTCGTTCCCGTCCATGTTGGCGTAGTCGTCGTCGATGTCGAAGTCCGGCTGCGTCAGCCAGAAGACGAGGCGGAGTGTGTCCGAGACCTCATCAGCCTGCCAGACGTTGTCCGGATCGGTCAGCGGACCGCCGGCGCCGTGGATGTCCTCGAAGATCCTGACGACACCACTGTAGACGCCCGCCGGAAGCTCTGTGGTCTCGATCATCACGTTGAACGAATCGGTCGTCGCGAGATCGAAACCGTTCTTGAGCGGCGACGTCACCTGGTCCCTGTTCTGGAACCAGATCGACGTGGTCGGATCCGCCGGACCTGACGTGAACTCATACTGGGCCTCGATGTCGCCCGTGAGGTTCACGTTGCCCTGCGGGTCGTTCCACCACGGCACATCCCAGATCCGGTCGATCCAGGGGACTGCCGGCTGCATGTTGTAGTCGTTGATCCCGTCCGCCGTGCCGGTGCCGTACGGCCAGTAGGGGCCGACGCCGTCCGGGTAGGTGTTCGGATTCGCGACGCGGAACATGCCGTAGACCGTATCGCGGTGCACCGGAGCCCCGACCAGGTGCATCTGGGTCGTGTCCGGACTCACACCCGGCATATCCCACGGAGCCGAACCGCCAACACCGCGCGGATCGAGATAACCCTCCGACGGGATCGCATCCCAGTCACAGATGTCGAGGTCCTTGTGCGGGGCGACGTAGACGCGGAGCGTGATGTAGTCGTCCGGAAGCTCCTGCTCCAGATCGCGCCTCGTCTCGACCTGCACGTAGCCGACGTACCAGCCGGGCATCGCACCCCACGGCACATCGACCGTCACGTCGATCTCCTCGGACGTGCCCGCGGCGAAGCCGTTGATCACGTCCTGGTTGAAGCTGACGTGCGAGTAGTGGATCCAGTGCATCGTGCTGGTGTCCGGAACACTGTAGGCGTCCGCACCCCAGAGCGGGCCGGCCCAGTGAAGCGACGTCGCGCGCACATAGACGCTGTCGAGCGACGCGGCACTGGAGGGACCGTCGAAGGCGTCGGGGTTGTTCCCGCCGTCAGTGTGCCAGACCTCGAACGTCGACGTGTCGTTCGAACCCGGGAGGATGCCGGTGCCGGCAACGCCGATATCCAGCGTGTCGTCGACCGCGTCCTCAAGATCCGGATCGATGTCGATGTCCCAGTCGCCGGTGCACTTGGACAGAGGATCGGAGTCGGAGCCGTCCGGCTCGCCGCCGCGGTCGGTGTCCCACTCGTTCGGGTCGGCCTCACCGATCGTCGTCCAGTCGGACGAGCAATCGTTGAAGACGTCGTTCCCGTCGCGGTTTCCGTCCTCGTCCTTGTCCTCGGTGCCGTCCGTCAGACCGTCGTCGTCGGTGTCGTCGTCTGCCGGATCGGTCGTGTAGGCGCCGCCGTCCACGGTGTCGTAGATCGTGCCCGGCCAGCAGGCGCTGCCCGAGCCGTAGTCCGTGTCGGTCGGCATCCAGTCGGACTTGGCGTTCCCCATCGACGTCTGGAGACCGAGCTCCAGACCGTCCGGGAGGACATCATCGTCGGTGTCGCAGTCCATCGCCATCGCGATACCGAAGTAGTCGATCTCCCAGGAGTCGAAGAGGCCGTCGTCGTCGCTGTCGTCGTCCATTGGATCGGTCTCAGCAAGCGACGTGATGTCGGCATCCTCGCCGTCCCAGTCAACGTCCTCGAGCGGATCCCACGTGCCGTCGAAGTCCGAGTCCACGTAGCGCGGGTCGGAGTTCTGCGTGCCGTCGGCGTCCCAGATCAGCGGATCGTCGTCGGTACCCGGCGTGGGAGGCGTCGTCCCCATGTCCATGAAGAGGATCGTGTCGCGCCCCGCCTCGAACCCGTCGTGGTGGTAGTACGCAAGACCGGACACCCAGCCATCGCCGTCTGTGTCACGGCTCTGGTTGTCGACGCCGCAGTCCGTGTAGGTGATGGCGACCGTGTCGCCCCGACCACCGCAGCTCCAGCCGATCGTGTGCCAGAACGGGTGGTAGTACTCCTCACCGTCGTACAGACCGTCGTCGTCCGTGTCCATGTCGCGCGGGTCGTAGATGGCCAGACCCTTCTCGAGCGGGTCCTCGAGGTAGTCGTTGTCGCGGTCGCCGTCGAGAATGTCGACGTAACCGTCGCCCTCGAGGTCGTCGCTCGTCTCGGCACCCTCGGCCGAGTCGAGGATCCAGTCGTTGTCGCTGTCAACATCCATCACGTTCAGGATGCCGTCGAGGTCGCAGTCGGCCGCTGCCTCGACGTTGTCCGGGTAGTCGTCGACCCCGCTGAACTCACCGAGGTAGTCGTCGTACCCGTCGAGGTCGGTGTCGGCACGGTTCGGGTCGGACACGTAGTCCACACCGTCGAACTCCGCACCGTCCTCGTAGCCGTCCTCATCCTGATCGAGCGCGAACGCACCGTTCGACTCGCAGCCCTGCTCGTACTCGTGAGCGTCGGGCAGACCGTCGCCGTCGGTGTCGGCGTCGTACGGGTCGGTCGGATCACCGGAGTTGTCGCACCAACCGCTGTAGCATCCGCCGACCGAGGCAACCGCACCGTTGTACTCGTAGTAGTCGTACAGGTTGTCACCGTCGGAGTCGCGGTTCTGCGCGTCCGTCTCGCCGGCCAGCGGCTCGTACAGGCCGTCGGCGTCCAGGTCCTCGTCGCCGTCCTCGATGCAGTCGAAGTCGGAGTCAACGAGGCGCGGATCCGTCATCGTCGTCGGATCCTGGTCGCCGTCGCCGAAGGTCGGCTGGTCGGTGTCGGCGCCGATGTTGTTGTCGATGCCGTCGACGTAGTAGTAGCCGACCTCGAGTCCGTCATCCAGACCGTCACCGTCCGAGTCCATGTTCCGCTGGTAGGTGCGGAACGTGCGCTCCGGACCGTCGTAGATGCCGTCGTCGTCGGTGTCGCCGTCCTCGGGATCGGTCTCCGCCGTGTAGCTCGTGGCGTAGCCCGTCGGCGAGTCGAGCACACCGTCGCCGTCCTGGTCCTCCATGCCGTCCCACAGCTCGTCCTCGTCCATGTCGAAGTCCGTGGGATCGTAGCCGCGGAGAACCTCGGTGTTGTCGTTGAGACCGTCGCCGTCGGTGTCCCTGACGTGCGGATTCGACGAGATCGGGTTCGACACGATCTCCTCGTAGTCCGTCTCGCCGTCGGAGACCTCGAGGCCGTTGTCGGTCTCGGAATGCATGGTCAGAGGACTCGTCGGCCAGCTCTGGTCCTCGCCGTCGACGTCGAACCACTCGACCACCGGCGAACCGGCCGTCAGGTTCGGAAGCGTCGGATGGAGCTCGTCGCCGTCGTAGAGGCCGTCGCCGTCGTGGTCCTGATCGAGGTACATCGTGCCCGTCGCCGTGCCCTCGAGGATGAACTCCTCGATGTCCCACAGGCCGTCACCGTCAGAGTCGACCGGCGTGTACGGCACCGCGCTGAAGTCACGCGCGTCGAGCGGGTCGGTGCCCCTCGCAACCTCGGAGAAGTCCGTGTAGCCGTCGCCGTCCGTGTCCGGATTCCCCGGGTGGAGCGGCTGATCATCGACGAAGCGGACACCCCGCTGCGCGTTCAGATAGGCCACATAGTCGCCGTAGGCGACCTCCGTACGATCGTGGAAGTCGTAGTAGTCGTACGCCGGCGTTTCACCGGGCGAGTGCTGCTCGCGCCAATCGGAGTCAGGATCGAGGATGTTCGGGAAGCCGTCGGGGATGAGCTCGTCATCCGTGCCGCCTTCCGTCCACGTCCAGTCAACCGTGTCTCCGGCCGCGTCGATGTAGTAGCCGCTGATCGTCTCACCGTCGAGAATGCTGTCGCCGTCGGTGTCCGGATCGAGCGGGTTGGGGAACGGGGTCGGGAGGTTCGGAGCCCAGACCATCCAGAGGGCGACCTCGTCACCGTCGTTGATGTAGTCGTCGTCGGTGTTCGGGTCGAGCGGGTCGGTCCCGTACGTCAGGACTTCCTCGCCGTCCTCGAGACCGTCGTCGTCGGTGTCCTCGTCATCGGGGTCGGTGCCCCAGACCCAGACCTCGGCGCCGTCGGCCAGACCGTCGTCGTCCGAATCCCAGTCCGCCATGCTGGTGTTGTAGCTCGCCTCGTCACCGTCCCAGATACCGTCGCCGTCCGCATCCCGGTCGAGGGCGTTCACCAGCGAGTCCTTGTAAGGAAGCGGGTTCGACGCGTCGGTGTTGCTGTTGACGCGGTCGACCGTGCTCGCACTGCCTGTCTCCGCCTCGTTGATGCCGTCACCGTCGGTATCGGCATCGTCGAAATCGGTCTTGTAGGTGTAGACCTCGTCGCCCGCGTCGATCCCGTCGCCGTCCAGGTTCCCGGCCGTCGGGTCGGTGCAGGTGATCGAGATCTCGAAGTTGTCGCGGAGACCGTCGTCGTCCGTGTCCTCATCATAGGCATCGGTCACGTAGCCGTCCGAGCCCGTCACGCGCTCCTCGCCGTCGTCGATACCGTCGTTGTCGCTATCGAGATCGAGAGCGTTGATCAGGCCGTCACCGTCCGTGTCGAGCCCGGTGTGCGGATCGTCGGGGTCGAAGCCGGCCGTCGGGTTCTCGGTGTCGTCCGAGAAGCCGTCGCCGTCGGTGTCGGTGTCGTTCGGATCGGTCTTGAACCACGCGACCTCCCAGCCGTCGGCCCAGCCGTCACCATCGGTGTCGTCGGCCACGTTCGGCGGGGTGCCTGCCGTGTTGACCTCATACCCGTCCGTGAAGCCGTCGTCGTCCGTGTCCCAGTCGTACGGGTCGGTCGGCGCGCGGCCGGCGGGCGAGGTCTCGTCCTCGTCGATCAGACCGTCGTTGTCGCTGTCGTAGTCGATGGCGTTGTTCATGCCGTCGCGATCAACGTCGTTCCGGTCAGCGTAGTCGTCGTAGTCCATGTGACCCGGATCGAGAGGCGGGTAGTCCGTGTCCAGTTCCTCGAGATCCGTCTGGTCGTCGTCGTCGGAATCCTCATCGTACCAGTCGGTGCCCCAGACGTAGAACTCATCGCCGTCGATCAGTCCGTCCTCATCGTAGTCGGCGGTCTGTGCGACCTCGACCGGATCCATCGAGCCGCCCTGCGGATGCTGCCGCACGAGCGCGACCTCGATACCGTCGATGATCCCGTCATCGTCGGTGTCCTCGTCGAGCCAGTTGGTCTCGTCAGAACCAACGCCCTCCCAGACGCCGTCGCGATACGTATCGCCGAGCTGGACCTGCTCCTCGACGCTGTCCGGCAGGAAGTCGTTGTCGCTGTCGAGATCCAGCGCGTTGACGAGGCCGTCACCGTCAGGATCGTCGCTCACCGGGTCGATACCCTCGTCACCGTCCGAGATCCCGTCCCCGTCGGTGTCCCAGTTGTAGGGATCGGTCTCTCCGACATCGACGATACCGTCCCCGTCGACGTCCTCTTCGATATCCAGCAGTCCATCGCCGTCCCAATCGGCCTTCTCGTCGGCGATGGTCCCGTGAATACCGTGCTTGATCTCGTAGAAGTCCGGCAGCCCGTCCCCGTCAGTATCGTAGTAATACGCACCGGCCGGGGCGGCGCCGAGCACTACCAGCGAGACCAGAACCGTGAGAGAAGCGAGCGTAAGCTTCGCGCCTCTGTGCCTGCGGTTCTCTCTTGCCATCCGACAACCTCCTAAGAATGCGTGTTCGCTCCGGGTCGCTCTACCTCCAGGAGCGCTCCCGGGGCTCCGCCGGAGGAACATCGAGACCTCCTGGCAGAGAATTGCCGCCACCTCGTTCGGGTGGCGAACCTTCCAAACGCCAGTGCTCAGAATCCTATCGTTCACCTCCTATCCGCGCTGGATACGCCACCGCATAGGTGGCCTCCAAACGCAGGAACCCCCACCGTTTGTTTCTCTCTTCGTCTTCTTATCCCCTTCGTTTTCAGCACCGGTCGGTCCGGTGTTGGGGCAATCTAGCACAGGCCCGAGAAATCTGTCAACCTTCTTTTTGCCCATCA
Coding sequences:
- a CDS encoding PorV/PorQ family protein — translated: MARKLGLPALVLVTVMLVASTSVAEDGTAGSTYLDVFAIGVGAGPSAVAAYTAAPGDMWSLTYNPAGLAGIDRMGLGVSQIEWLADASYSYLGYGMPSGMGGLAMGLAYFDMGGVSSVTDMYGTIDPDASAEAYNFGFVGGYGFQFPNLCDLDVGVSGHVIQGSLDEDTATAIGLNVGGLYHLMDRQVHIGLTARNIGTQVEFEEEAYDQTMTFAGGVSYTTVEDQIPNVDVMVGADALMPKDQDAQFAVGGEVWLYKTLALRAGYRSGMEQGNLTYGAGFKYSDFQLDYTYADYEDLEATHRISLTMMFGN
- a CDS encoding T9SS type A sorting domain-containing protein; this encodes MARENRRHRGAKLTLASLTVLVSLVVLGAAPAGAYYYDTDGDGLPDFYEIKHGIHGTIADEKADWDGDGLLDIEEDVDGDGIVDVGETDPYNWDTDGDGISDGDEGIDPVSDDPDGDGLVNALDLDSDNDFLPDSVEEQVQLGDTYRDGVWEGVGSDETNWLDEDTDDDGIIDGIEVALVRQHPQGGSMDPVEVAQTADYDEDGLIDGDEFYVWGTDWYDEDSDDDDQTDLEELDTDYPPLDPGHMDYDDYADRNDVDRDGMNNAIDYDSDNDGLIDEDETSPAGRAPTDPYDWDTDDDGFTDGYEVNTAGTPPNVADDTDGDGWADGWEVAWFKTDPNDTDTDGDGFSDDTENPTAGFDPDDPHTGLDTDGDGLINALDLDSDNDGIDDGEERVTGSDGYVTDAYDEDTDDDGLRDNFEISITCTDPTAGNLDGDGIDAGDEVYTYKTDFDDADTDGDGINEAETGSASTVDRVNSNTDASNPLPYKDSLVNALDRDADGDGIWDGDEASYNTSMADWDSDDDGLADGAEVWVWGTDPDDEDTDDDGLEDGEEVLTYGTDPLDPNTDDDYINDGDEVALWMVWAPNLPTPFPNPLDPDTDGDSILDGETISGYYIDAAGDTVDWTWTEGGTDDELIPDGFPNILDPDSDWREQHSPGETPAYDYYDFHDRTEVAYGDYVAYLNAQRGVRFVDDQPLHPGNPDTDGDGYTDFSEVARGTDPLDARDFSAVPYTPVDSDGDGLWDIEEFILEGTATGTMYLDQDHDGDGLYDGDELHPTLPNLTAGSPVVEWFDVDGEDQSWPTSPLTMHSETDNGLEVSDGETDYEEIVSNPISSNPHVRDTDGDGLNDNTEVLRGYDPTDFDMDEDELWDGMEDQDGDGVLDSPTGYATSYTAETDPEDGDTDDDGIYDGPERTFRTYQRNMDSDGDGLDDGLEVGYYYVDGIDNNIGADTDQPTFGDGDQDPTTMTDPRLVDSDFDCIEDGDEDLDADGLYEPLAGETDAQNRDSDGDNLYDYYEYNGAVASVGGCYSGWCDNSGDPTDPYDADTDGDGLPDAHEYEQGCESNGAFALDQDEDGYEDGAEFDGVDYVSDPNRADTDLDGYDDYLGEFSGVDDYPDNVEAAADCDLDGILNVMDVDSDNDWILDSAEGAETSDDLEGDGYVDILDGDRDNDYLEDPLEKGLAIYDPRDMDTDDDGLYDGEEYYHPFWHTIGWSCGGRGDTVAITYTDCGVDNQSRDTDGDGWVSGLAYYHHDGFEAGRDTILFMDMGTTPPTPGTDDDPLIWDADGTQNSDPRYVDSDFDGTWDPLEDVDWDGEDADITSLAETDPMDDDSDDDGLFDSWEIDYFGIAMAMDCDTDDDVLPDGLELGLQTSMGNAKSDWMPTDTDYGSGSACWPGTIYDTVDGGAYTTDPADDDTDDDGLTDGTEDKDEDGNRDGNDVFNDCSSDWTTIGEADPNEWDTDRGGEPDGSDSDPLSKCTGDWDIDIDPDLEDAVDDTLDIGVAGTGILPGSNDTSTFEVWHTDGGNNPDAFDGPSSAASLDSVYVRATSLHWAGPLWGADAYSVPDTSTMHWIHYSHVSFNQDVINGFAAGTSEEIDVTVDVPWGAMPGWYVGYVQVETRRDLEQELPDDYITLRVYVAPHKDLDICDWDAIPSEGYLDPRGVGGSAPWDMPGVSPDTTQMHLVGAPVHRDTVYGMFRVANPNTYPDGVGPYWPYGTGTADGINDYNMQPAVPWIDRIWDVPWWNDPQGNVNLTGDIEAQYEFTSGPADPTTSIWFQNRDQVTSPLKNGFDLATTDSFNVMIETTELPAGVYSGVVRIFEDIHGAGGPLTDPDNVWQADEVSDTLRLVFWLTQPDFDIDDDYANMDGNELTIGIDPDNYVGEVIEEVQFWNVEGMVKNNVDPWDAPKGMGEDLLDFWFYDTSDGVTGTKVSSRFDKIPMETTPDGEPVGGPMTFQVYRSTDLMYSIDVDLYGDMGDTLMQGEAKKMIVRVPAQPDSVWQRVLPAGTYRPYHPDTLNVVPDDAATAWPWEFGDGVVPIGTRGMATGMQYAPHVDFEDYEDGVLWNPSRRETLETLMDYFYLIVTIDPYIEVKFPDAATWSVTGDPGSTQCGDAIVMNWGNYVAEDVEFEASNLVGMDYSQIILADYVDWTPASLTIPWEEQDTTNVCVAIPEGTRADTYEGTLTVLADGGEPFDELPLEVVVNCVPGMDVMEGTYGVSGNVMSLDPMAGMSDSKQFELCNIGNCDVSGVDATVTGLPAGLSAVVTVDEDVDWNDCILGEVEVTWTDPSLAADIYEATVTVTADGGLTDTFTLEVQVDQLFAASFGDDAMILNTDPDATICDEVLVSNDGNETLDDIQFEVEANLDGDMYGGVLAASAIDFHDDAFAGMLEAGESEYLEICASVPDGKRADTYKGWVSLFANGSVQYDSLEFWVEVNCVPALDIMDSALDVVGNKMTLTPEPGGSTTGEFRLTNLGNCDLENVEAADVTGLPSGVSADVTIDGTVGFGDHADGEVEVTWTDPGVSAGTYPVTVTVSADGDIADNFNLWVVITELPGVAFAGDAPEVDGEAGGAVETEIWVRNTGNVDLVAGRVTLVKDDLVGYTGSMIPMESIEVEPATQAIAEGDSAMFTLSIAVPEGLLGQDYAGDFGITLDEDLVDDEEMEVTVSIARGDEIVAYPNPCRESEGCEGITIAIGDTEGTPEVMVYDMFGALVADLTAEVSEERSSTDVQWDLMNDDDKAVASGMYIVTIDTGSEVVTRKVMVIR
- the deoC gene encoding deoxyribose-phosphate aldolase, which produces MTRAELAAMIDHTLLKPGATDEDIERLCSEAVEHGFRTVCVNPCRVELASRILKGKEPGVCSVAGFPLGASIPDVKSVEAARAIQDGATEIDMVMNVGALLSGDETLVANDIAAVMRSCKGRAALKVIIEAALLSDEQKETACRIAVDQGVDFVKTSTGFGPGGATAEDVALMRRAVGEAAGVKAAGGIRDFETAAAMIEAGANRIGASAGPALLEGAEND
- a CDS encoding cytidine deaminase, which gives rise to MEDRELLDRARAARDHAHAPYSGFAVGAALETADGRVFTGVNVENASIGLSVCAERNAVAAAVAAGARDFRTLAIVTDAPEPTMPCGVCRQVLWEFGEDLRVLVGTVDGHVAETTLRELYPKPFTSYETTVNDH